In Snodgrassella alvi wkB2, the DNA window ACTACGCGGGCGGATTTTACCGGTTTGGCACCTTGAGCCAGCCCCATATCTTTCATAGCATACAGAATGCGTCGCTGAACCGGCTTCTGCCCGTCAGCCACATCTGGTAATGCCCGCCCTTTTACCACACTCATGGCATAGGTAAGGTAAGCACGTTCTGCATACTGACCAAGTAACAGATGATCATCACTGCGGTCTGATTGTTGAATAGATTCACTCATACTTATTCTGACTTAATTAAATTCTTCTGTGGAACAGATTATCTAAGCTACCTATTGTAAAGGATTTTGCTTTTATACCCAAAACTACTGCTTTTGGTTTGATGAAATAACAAAACAGAAATTCATGTTATAAAAACCATTATCATTTCAGTAAAATATTGTTGGTTTTAATACAACACAAACTTTGCAGAAATTACACTTTTTTCTAAAGAATAAACTTTTTATCTAATTTTTTAAAAAACTTTCTTATGCCAGCAATATATCGCATTTAAATTATATATATTGATTTTAAAAATAAAAAAGCTGTCCGGAGCTTAGCCCGGACAGCTTTAATAACTTTAATCAATTAATCAGCTTGTCGGCGAATGACTGCCGGAATTTCGAAGTCATCCAGCACAGACTGATTTGAGAAATCAGCAGCAGCCAGATTCATCCCGCGTGCACTGCGTCCTGAACGTACCACACTTCCGATATCCGGATAGGCATCTTCAGTACCAGTGGCTTGTACGGTTTGCAAAACACGCAAACTGCTTGGTTGCTGGTGATGTAAAACTTTCTGTTCCTGCAATCCGGTAGCAATAATGGTTACGCGGATTTCGCCTTCTTCCATACTGGCATCTTCAGAAGTACCGTATTTCAGGGCGGCATCATCATGTGCATATTCATCAATCATGCACATAATTTCTTTGTATTCAGACATTTTCAGGCAGCCTGGTGCGGTAGTAATATTAACCAGCACACCCTGTGCACCATCCAGAGTCACGTCATCCAGAAGCGGGCTGGCAATAGCCTGTTCAGTAGCAATACGGGCACGGTCAACACCATGTGCACTGCCTGACCCCATCATGGCCATACCCATGATACTCATGACATTTTTCACATCGGCAAAATCCAGATTAATGATACCCGGATTAGTAATGACTTCAGCAATTCCGGCTACCGCATTACGCAATACATTATCTGCCGCACGAAAAGCCTCACGCATACTCACATCTTCACCCAGTGCTGACATTAATTTGTCATTTGGAATCACAATGAGTGAATCAACGGTATTTTTAAGAATCTCAATCCCGTTATTAGCAACGTGAATACGTTTTCCTTCATATTCAAACGGACGGGTAACAACAGCAACAGTCAGAATACCCATCTCTTTTGCCAGTTCTGCAACTACCGGAGCCGCACCTGTACCTGTACCACCACCCATACCAGTGGTGATAAACAGCATATTCGCTCCGCGAATAGCATCAGATAATGCTTCGCGATCTTCCATTGCTGCATTACGGCCAATTTCCGGATCGGCTCCTGCGCCGAGACCACGGGTGAGATTATTGCCCAGCTGAATGCGTTTAGATGCTTTACTGTTTTGTAAAGACTGTGCATCAGTATTGGCACTGATAAACTCAATACCGGCAACCGCATTTTCCACCATATTGTTAATAGCATTACAGCCACCACCGCCGATACCAATGACTTTGATAACTGCAGCACCAACTACCGTCTCCACAACATCATATACCAATTGCATTTATGTCTCCTGACAAAACCTATGCATAAACGTCATCTGCCCTTGTATAGCTATCATTATATAGACAGTTATATACAATGCGCAAAAGTTCTGTCATTTAATGTTTGAGTTGAGTTAAAAATTGTTCTTAAACCAAGTCTGTAATTTTTTTAGCCATGAATCTTTCGGTTCAGAAGCTGCTGCCACAGGCATGTCTGTTTTGTTTTCTTCTTCACAGGCAGACTGTAACAGACCAATAGCAGTAGCATAACGCGGATTGCGAATCCGTTCTGAGACACCACCCATTTCCTGCGGCACACCAATTCGGGCTGGCAGATTAAATACATCCTCTGCCAGCTCGACCATTCCAGGTAATAATGATGCTCCGCCGGTAAGAACTATGCCTGAAGTCAGCACATCCTCAGGAAAACCGGAACGGCGCAATTCATTTAGTGTCAGTTCCAGAATCTCTTCCACGCGCGGACCAATTACACTTGCCAGTGTCCGACGCGAAATCTGGCGCGGATTACGGTCACCCACACTGGGCACCTCAATCATATCATCAAGACCGTCCATGGTTGCCAGTGCCACTCCATGATTGATTTTGATGTATTCAGCTGCACTGTGGGGTGTACGCAACGCTTGTGCCAGATCTTTGGTAATCAAATCCCCTGCCACCGGAATAACAGCTGTATGCCTGATAGCTCCGTTAGTATATACAGCAATATCTGTAGTGCCTCCACCGATATCAATAACACAGACACCCAGATCTTTTTCATCTTCAGTCAGTACTGCCTGACCACTGGCCAGTGGCTGTAATATCATTTTATTGATTTGCAAACCACAGCGATTGACACACTTCTGGATATTCTGCATCGCTGTTACAGCACCGGTAATAATATGTATGCGCGTGTCCAGACGAACCCCGCTCATGCCAATGGGTTCACGCACACCCGGCTGATTATCAATAATAAATTCCTGCACTACTGTATGTAAAATATCGTGATCCGGCGGAATATTGACAGCTTTGGCTGTTTCAATTGCACGGTCAATATCAGCCTGACTCACCTCTCCGTCCTTGATTTTAACCACACCTTGTGAATTGAAACTGCGAATATGATTACCTGCAATACCGGTTGTTACACAGTCTACCTGTACATCAGCCATCATCTGCGCTTCTTCCATGGCCTGCTTGATTGCTTGTGCAGTGGTTTCAATGTTGGTCACCATACCTGCTTTCAAACCACGCGACGGGGCCTGTCCTAAACCAACAATGTGGATTTCATTATCTTCCTGAACCTCACCAATAAGAGCGATTACTTTTGAAGTGCCGATATCCAGTGCACTGATGTATTTTTTACCTTTAACCATGGTCATCACTTTAAAATCAAATAATCAATCGGTCTGTCCGGATCAATCCAGATTTGCTTCATACTGATCCGCCACTTCAGATGCATTTACTGTTCTGGTACTTGCAGCTGAATTAGCCTTATTTTTGTACCGTAACGCAAAACCATCCGGATAACGCAAATCTATATAATCGATATTACTGGCCTGTTTCTGTAAAACCTGTAGCCATGCCCAGACAAAATGAGCCAAACGCTGTTCTACCTTTTCCCGCCCCAGTTTCAGGGTAATTCCGTTGCTTAAGGTCAGCTGCCAGGCAGAACGATTACTTAACTGCAACTGCTGAATATGCAGACCTGTTGATTGCAACAAATTTTCGAATGTTAACAAATGTACGGTCATGTAGCGAGCAGAACCGCTGCTTCCAACAAATACCGGCAGCTGCTCATGAACTACTGCATTAAATATCTGTCCGTCAGTATCCACCAGCTGCTGGTCATTCCAGCGTGCAACAGGGTCCCGTTCCCTGATATCAAGCTGTACCGTATCCGGCCAGATTCGTTTTACCTGTACTTTATATACCCAGGGTAGTTTAGCCAGTGCAGATTGTGCCGCACTCACATCTGCAGTAAAAATATTACCCTGCAAATACTGTCTGCTGATTTGTTCAATTTCGGCCGACTGCAAATGCTTCAACGGATGTATTACCTGAATTTGCCGGACCGGAAAATATGGTGAATGCACCAGCCAGGATCCGCCTGCTGCCAGCAGGCAGAACAATACACATATATATAACCACCGGTAAAGCCGTTTTAAGGCTTGTGCATTATCCCAAAGTCGCATGACTTAAAATTTCAACACACAAATCTTCAAAACTCAAGCCAATTTCACGTGCAGCTTTAGGCACCAGACTGTGTCCGGTCATACCGGGTACAGTATTAACTTCCAGAATATAGATTGTACCGTCCGCATCACGCAGAAAATCTACTCGCCCCCATCCGCGACCACCCAATGCTTTAAAAGCACGGGCTGTCAAATCACGCATATACTGCTCATCCGCAGGTGTCAGATCAGCCGGACACAGATACTCGGTATCATCGCGGTGGTATTTAGCTTCATAATCATAAAATTCTGTTGCCGGAACGATGCGAATACTGGGCAATACCTGTTCACCAAGAATACCACATGTATATTCACCACCTTCGATTGCCCGTTCAGCCAGAATTTCACCATGGTACTGTTTCAGTTGCTGATAAACTTGTGCCAGCTCACCAGTCTGCCTGATTTTCACCACACCCACACTACTGCCTTCTGCTGCCGGCTTAACAAATAAAGGTAAACCCAATTCTTCTTCTACCGCAGCAAAATCACTATCGTCATGCAACACAATAAATGGTACGCAAGGCAAACCAACTCCCTGCCAGACCAGACGACTACGGAATTTATCCATACCCAGCGCACTGGCCGCAACTCCGCAACCGGTGTAAGGAATACCAAATGCTTCCAATGCCCCCTGTACAACTCCGTCTTCTCCATAAGAGCCATGCAGAATATTAAAAGCCCGGTCAAAGCCGGCACTGACCAGTTCAGACAATGGCCGCTCAGACGGATCAAATGCATGTGCATCTATACCTCGGCTTTTCAATGCAGTAAGAATTGATGCACCACTAGCCAGTGAGACTTTACGCTCACTGGAGAAACCG includes these proteins:
- the ftsZ gene encoding cell division protein FtsZ produces the protein MQLVYDVVETVVGAAVIKVIGIGGGGCNAINNMVENAVAGIEFISANTDAQSLQNSKASKRIQLGNNLTRGLGAGADPEIGRNAAMEDREALSDAIRGANMLFITTGMGGGTGTGAAPVVAELAKEMGILTVAVVTRPFEYEGKRIHVANNGIEILKNTVDSLIVIPNDKLMSALGEDVSMREAFRAADNVLRNAVAGIAEVITNPGIINLDFADVKNVMSIMGMAMMGSGSAHGVDRARIATEQAIASPLLDDVTLDGAQGVLVNITTAPGCLKMSEYKEIMCMIDEYAHDDAALKYGTSEDASMEEGEIRVTIIATGLQEQKVLHHQQPSSLRVLQTVQATGTEDAYPDIGSVVRSGRSARGMNLAAADFSNQSVLDDFEIPAVIRRQAD
- the ftsA gene encoding cell division protein FtsA; translated protein: MVKGKKYISALDIGTSKVIALIGEVQEDNEIHIVGLGQAPSRGLKAGMVTNIETTAQAIKQAMEEAQMMADVQVDCVTTGIAGNHIRSFNSQGVVKIKDGEVSQADIDRAIETAKAVNIPPDHDILHTVVQEFIIDNQPGVREPIGMSGVRLDTRIHIITGAVTAMQNIQKCVNRCGLQINKMILQPLASGQAVLTEDEKDLGVCVIDIGGGTTDIAVYTNGAIRHTAVIPVAGDLITKDLAQALRTPHSAAEYIKINHGVALATMDGLDDMIEVPSVGDRNPRQISRRTLASVIGPRVEEILELTLNELRRSGFPEDVLTSGIVLTGGASLLPGMVELAEDVFNLPARIGVPQEMGGVSERIRNPRYATAIGLLQSACEEENKTDMPVAAASEPKDSWLKKLQTWFKNNF
- a CDS encoding cell division protein FtsQ/DivIB gives rise to the protein MRLWDNAQALKRLYRWLYICVLFCLLAAGGSWLVHSPYFPVRQIQVIHPLKHLQSAEIEQISRQYLQGNIFTADVSAAQSALAKLPWVYKVQVKRIWPDTVQLDIRERDPVARWNDQQLVDTDGQIFNAVVHEQLPVFVGSSGSARYMTVHLLTFENLLQSTGLHIQQLQLSNRSAWQLTLSNGITLKLGREKVEQRLAHFVWAWLQVLQKQASNIDYIDLRYPDGFALRYKNKANSAASTRTVNASEVADQYEANLD
- a CDS encoding D-alanine--D-alanine ligase, with the protein product MSDFGKVAVLMGGFSSERKVSLASGASILTALKSRGIDAHAFDPSERPLSELVSAGFDRAFNILHGSYGEDGVVQGALEAFGIPYTGCGVAASALGMDKFRSRLVWQGVGLPCVPFIVLHDDSDFAAVEEELGLPLFVKPAAEGSSVGVVKIRQTGELAQVYQQLKQYHGEILAERAIEGGEYTCGILGEQVLPSIRIVPATEFYDYEAKYHRDDTEYLCPADLTPADEQYMRDLTARAFKALGGRGWGRVDFLRDADGTIYILEVNTVPGMTGHSLVPKAAREIGLSFEDLCVEILSHATLG